AACTGTATCATTGCAAAGGAAGATCGGTACTTTGTGTATCCTACGGACTACAATTACTACCTCCAGAAGTACCGCGACTCGTTCCAGCACGGTGGCATTTCACTCGAGGAAATGGTTTTACCGGTTGCGGTTTTAACGCCGCGTTAACACTGGTGAAGCGTTAAACCAACCGGAATTCAATGGGGTGCGCCAATGTCATACCGCTATGACCCAAAAAACCGTATTGTTGTGTTCTTTGTTTCAGTACTCTGGTCGTGAATACATGAGGGAAAAGGTTGTGGTTACTCATTCAGAATCCGAGACGATACTGGCAGGCGAACAATTTGCAGCCGGTCTGGTTAAGGGTGACGTGGTAGCCTGTACCGGCGAACTCGGAGCCGGTAAAACGGAGTTTATCAAGGGTGTCTGTCAGTATTTTCAGGTCGAAGACCTGGTTACAAGCCCAACGTTCAGCGTTATTAATCAGTACAAAGGAAAATGCCCGGACGGTCGAGATTTAATTATCTTCCATGTGGATCTGTACAGAATCGAAAACCCGGACGAACTTGCCAAGATTGGATTCGACGACATGATTTTTGCCCATGATGCCATGAAACTGATTGAATGGCCTGAACATGCCGCAACTATGATGCCGGCAAAGTACTGGGATATTGTTATCAGCACGGTTCCCGATAAAGAAACACAGCGACGCATATCAATTAACCGTAAGGGAGAGTAATAAGCCGTATGTTTGCCACGGTTACAGAGTTCACACTCTCCATTCAATAACTTTTTCGTAATCAGTTGTAGCTATGAATATTGCCCAACGCATGTCGCGTCTTGGTACTGAGACTGCTTTTGTAGTACTTCAAAAAGCCCGTGCCTTAGAAGCACAAGGTAAAAACATTATTCACCTCGAGATCGGTGAACCCGATTTTGATACTCCACAAAACATCATCGATGTAGCAAAAACTGCACTCGATAACGGCTTTACCCATTATGGGCCAAGCGCCGGCCTCCCGGAAGCCCGGGCTGCTATTGCGAACTACATGAATAAAACAAGAGGCTACTCGGTGTACGAACCGGATAACGTGGTTGTTACGCCCGGAGGGAAGCCCATCATGTTCTTTGGAATGATGGCCGTAATTAACGAAGGTGACGAAGTTATCTACCCGAATCCAGGCTTCCCGATCTACGAATCAGTCATCAATTTCCTGGGTGCCAAGCCGGTACCGCTGCCTTTACGCGAAGAAAATGAATTTCGGATGAATGTGGCTGATCTTGAAGCACGCATTACCCCGAAAACAAAAATGGTTATTATTAACACGCCTCAAAATCCTACGGGCGGTATCCTTACCCGCGAAGATCTTGAACAAATTGCAGAACTGGCCATTAAACATAACCTGATGGTGCTTAGTGATGAGATCTATTCGCAGGTAACCTACGGCGACTTCAAGCACCATTCAATTACGAATATCGAGGGAATGCCGGAACGCACGATGGTTCTGGATGGTTTCTCAAAAACGTTTGCTATGACTGGATGGCGCTTGGGATACGGCCTCTTCCCCAAGGATGTTGCGGCACAGGTTGCTAAACTGCAAACAAATTGTACGTCGTGTACGGCAACGTTTACGCAGCTTGCCGGTATCGAGGCACTGAGCGACAGGACCTTAGACAGAGTGGGATACTTTGTAGATCAGTTCCGGCAGCGCCGTGACCTGATTGTAGAACGCCTTAACCAAATCCCTGGTGTTCGGTGCCATAAGCCGCATGGGGCTTTCTATGTGTTTCCGAATATCACAGGAACTGGCATGACGAGCGCCGAAATCGAATCGTACCTGCTCAATGATGCAGGTGTGGCCTGCCTCTCGGGTGCTGCTTTTGGTGCCTACGGTGAGGGCTTTGTACGGTTCTCGTATGCAAACAGCCTGGATAACATCAACGAAGCCATGAACCGGGTTCATGCAGCAATCGAACGTAAACTGGGTTAAGAGCCTTAAAGATTTGCGATCAGCATTTCGCACTCATGGCCAGCCGCAGATTGCGGCTGGCATGAGTGCATATATGCGCAATCAG
This is a stretch of genomic DNA from Ignavibacteria bacterium. It encodes these proteins:
- a CDS encoding pyridoxal phosphate-dependent aminotransferase, whose product is MNIAQRMSRLGTETAFVVLQKARALEAQGKNIIHLEIGEPDFDTPQNIIDVAKTALDNGFTHYGPSAGLPEARAAIANYMNKTRGYSVYEPDNVVVTPGGKPIMFFGMMAVINEGDEVIYPNPGFPIYESVINFLGAKPVPLPLREENEFRMNVADLEARITPKTKMVIINTPQNPTGGILTREDLEQIAELAIKHNLMVLSDEIYSQVTYGDFKHHSITNIEGMPERTMVLDGFSKTFAMTGWRLGYGLFPKDVAAQVAKLQTNCTSCTATFTQLAGIEALSDRTLDRVGYFVDQFRQRRDLIVERLNQIPGVRCHKPHGAFYVFPNITGTGMTSAEIESYLLNDAGVACLSGAAFGAYGEGFVRFSYANSLDNINEAMNRVHAAIERKLG
- the tsaE gene encoding tRNA (adenosine(37)-N6)-threonylcarbamoyltransferase complex ATPase subunit type 1 TsaE produces the protein MREKVVVTHSESETILAGEQFAAGLVKGDVVACTGELGAGKTEFIKGVCQYFQVEDLVTSPTFSVINQYKGKCPDGRDLIIFHVDLYRIENPDELAKIGFDDMIFAHDAMKLIEWPEHAATMMPAKYWDIVISTVPDKETQRRISINRKGE